The genomic window CGTGGGCACCGTGGCCCTGTCGCTGGGCGCGTCGTTCGGCCTGTCGGTTCTGGTCTGGCAGTATCTTTTCGGCATCCAGTTGTACTGGGTCGTGCTGGCGCTGGCCGTGATCCTGCTGCTGGCGGTCGGATCGGACTACAACCTGCTGCTGATCTCGCGATTCAAGGAGGAGATCCACGCCGGCCTGAAGACCGGTGTCATCCGCGCGATGGCGGGCTCGGGTTCGGTGGTCACCTCCGCTGGCATCGTGTTCGCAGTGACCATGTGCGCCTTCGTGTTCAGCGGGTTCCAGGTGCTCGGCCAGATCGGGACCACCATCGGTCTGGGATTGCTGTTCGACACACTGATCGTGCGGTCCTTCATGACGCCTTCTGTGGCAACGCTGTTGGGCCGTTGGTTCTGGTGGCCCCAGGCGGGTGCGCCCACGCCCGGCCAGCACCATGCTGCGGCCCTACGGGCCGCGCGCGGCGGTGCGTCAGCTGCTGCTGTGGGAGGACGACGATCCCGTGGTCGCCGGGGCCAAGGCGAAAACGCACTAACGCAGCATGGTGGCCACGATGCCGGCCAGATAGCCCAGTCGTGCCACCTCCGATGGTCGGAATTCCGGGCCGGGCCGGCCCAGCACGACCCCCGTGTGCGGGTCGCCCAGCGGCGCCGCGACCATCGCCATGTCCATGTCGCGCCAAACCGGCGGCACCCACTCCGCGGTGCCGTCGAGCGTCACCGCCTGTTCGATGGGCAGCCACGGCGCCGACACCGCCCGCGTCTCCGGCGCGCCCGGGCTCGCGGCAAGGCGCTCCAGCTCGTCGCCGGCGCGGCGCAACACCGTGCACCAGCTCACCCGCAACACCCGGGGTGCCTCGTCGGCCAGCACCTGCAGCCGGGCGTCGCGGCCGCTCGCCGCGGCGACGTGGTCGAGCAGCTCCAGCTCGCGATGCGCCTCCAGCAGACCGGTATGGGGACGGACGCTGTCCACCCGAACGCCAGGCAGCGACTCGGCGGCGGTGATCAACGTGTCGGGCATCGCGCCCGGAGGCAACTCGATGACGAGGTCGTCGATCGCGTGACCCCGGGTGCGCTCCACCACGTCCAGCGACAGGATGTCGGCGCCCACCGAACCGAGCTTGACGGCCAGCGCGCCCAGGCTTCCGGGTCGGTCGACCAGCTCGATGCGCAACAGATAGGACGGCACGCGCCAACTGTTGCACAACGGTGCAACCATGGCATTTCGGCGGGTGTCGCGGTCGAGGCTAGGCTTTTCGCTCGTGTCCCAGATCTCCCGCATCTCCCGTCAGGAGGTGGCGCACCTCGCCCGACTGGCCCGGCTCGCGCTGACCGATACCGAGCTGGACAGCTTCGCCGGCCAGCTCGACGCGATCATCACCCACGTCAGCCAGATTCAGGCGGTCGACGTCACCGGCGTCCAGGCTACCGACAACCCGCTCAAAGCCGTCAACGTGACGCGGCCGGACGAGACGACGCCGTGCCTGACCCAGCAGGAGGCGCTGGCCGCGGCGCCGGAAGCCGTCGACGGCCGCTTCGCCGTCCCGCAGATCCTCGGAGAAAGCCAGTGACGGACGACATCATCCGGTCCGACGCCGCCAGCCTGGCCGCCAAGGTCGCGGCCAGGGAGCTGTCGTCGGTCGAAATCACCCAGGCCTGCCTGGACCAGATCGAGGCGACCGATGAACGCTTCCATGCCTTTTTGCACGTGGCGGCCGACACCGCGCTCGCGGCCGCGGCCGCGGTGGACAAATCGCTGGTCGGAGGCGAGCCGCCGGCGTCGGCGTTGACCGGGGTGCCGCTAGCGCTTAAGGACGTATTCACCACCACGGACATGCCGACCACCTGCGGATCCAAAATCCTGCAGGGCTGGCAATCGCCGTACGACGCGACCGTCACCGCGCGGCTGCGCGCGGCCGGCATCCCCATCTTGGGCAAGACCAACATGGACGAGTTCGCGATGGGCTCCTCTACCGAGAACTCGGCGTACGGCCCGACGCGCAACCCATGGAACGTCGAGCGGGTGCCGGGCGGCTCCGGCGGGGGCAGCGCGGCCGCGCTGGCCGCCTTCCAGGCGCCGCTGGCCATCGGAACCGACACCGGCGGCTCGATTCGCCAGCCCGCCGCGCTGACCGCGACGGTCGGCGTCAAGCCCACCTACGGCACGGTGTCCCGCTACGGGCTGGTGGCGTGCGCGTCGTCGCTGGATCAGGGCGGACCGTGCGCGCGCACCGTGCTGGACACCGCGCTGCTGCACCAGGTGATCGCCGGCCACGACACCCGCGACTCCACCTCCATCGATGCCACCGTGCCCGACGTCGTCGGCGCCGCCAGGGCCGGCGCGTCCGGCGACCTCAAGGGCGTGCGCGTCGGGGTC from Mycobacterium shigaense includes these protein-coding regions:
- a CDS encoding ACT domain-containing protein — encoded protein: MPSYLLRIELVDRPGSLGALAVKLGSVGADILSLDVVERTRGHAIDDLVIELPPGAMPDTLITAAESLPGVRVDSVRPHTGLLEAHRELELLDHVAAASGRDARLQVLADEAPRVLRVSWCTVLRRAGDELERLAASPGAPETRAVSAPWLPIEQAVTLDGTAEWVPPVWRDMDMAMVAAPLGDPHTGVVLGRPGPEFRPSEVARLGYLAGIVATMLR
- the gatC gene encoding Asp-tRNA(Asn)/Glu-tRNA(Gln) amidotransferase subunit GatC, translated to MSRISRQEVAHLARLARLALTDTELDSFAGQLDAIITHVSQIQAVDVTGVQATDNPLKAVNVTRPDETTPCLTQQEALAAAPEAVDGRFAVPQILGESQ
- the gatA gene encoding Asp-tRNA(Asn)/Glu-tRNA(Gln) amidotransferase subunit GatA, which encodes MTDDIIRSDAASLAAKVAARELSSVEITQACLDQIEATDERFHAFLHVAADTALAAAAAVDKSLVGGEPPASALTGVPLALKDVFTTTDMPTTCGSKILQGWQSPYDATVTARLRAAGIPILGKTNMDEFAMGSSTENSAYGPTRNPWNVERVPGGSGGGSAAALAAFQAPLAIGTDTGGSIRQPAALTATVGVKPTYGTVSRYGLVACASSLDQGGPCARTVLDTALLHQVIAGHDTRDSTSIDATVPDVVGAARAGASGDLKGVRVGVVKQLRGEGYQPGVLASFEAAVAQLTALGAEVSEVDCPHFDHALPAYYLILPSEVSSNLARFDAMRYGLRVGDDGSHSAEEVMALTRAAGFGPEVKRRIMIGTYALSAGYYDAYYNQAQKVRTLIARDLDEAYQSVDVLVSPTTPTTAFALGEKVDDPLAMYLFDLCTLPLNLAGHCGMSVPSGLSPDDGLPVGLQLMAPALADDRLYRVAAAYEAARGPLPSAV